A region of the Serinicoccus profundi genome:
CAGCTCACCGACCCGGTGCACGGCATACACGCCGTGGATCTGCGCCCCCTCGGCCACCGAGGTGACGAGTGCCGTCAGCCGCTCGGCCGCCTCCGGATGGGCGGAGTAGTCGAGGCGGGTCACCCCGGCACGTCCACCGTCGTGGTCGCGGACGATCCCGACGAAGATGGTCACCGCCCCGGCCTGCGGGTGCCGCACCGCCTGCAGAGCCTCATCGACGGACAGGGGTTCGTCCCGCACCCCGGCGACGATCGTCTGGTCCTCGGTCACCGCGTCATCATGCCGCATCGTCCTGACCGTCCCCTGACCCACCCTGGACCGACCCGTCAGGGAACTCTGCGGCCGGTGCCGGTGTTGACAGGAGGCAAGGCTCGACGGCGACCATGGGTCGGCGTGGCGCACCGCCGCGTGACAGGCTGGGTCGTCGGCATCCCCGAAGGAGAAGGACGAGGACCGTGTCAGATCAGGAGAACCCGGAGCGCCGTGACGAGCCCGACCCGC
Encoded here:
- a CDS encoding molybdenum cofactor biosynthesis protein MoaE; amino-acid sequence: MTEDQTIVAGVRDEPLSVDEALQAVRHPQAGAVTIFVGIVRDHDGGRAGVTRLDYSAHPEAAERLTALVTSVAEGAQIHGVYAVHRVGELTVGDLAVVCAVSAEHRAEAFDAGRRLIEELKSGIPIWKRQEFDGQEHEWVGL